One stretch of Priestia megaterium DNA includes these proteins:
- a CDS encoding EamA family transporter: MEGVQTSSKRAWGLLLVIIGATMWGVSGTVAQYLFQHKSFNAEWLVVVRMLVSGLLLLAIASKQRNIFAIWKTKEERTSLLLFGVIGMLGVQYTYFAAIEAGNAATATVLQYTSPIFIIGYLAVQARKWPVKVEMISVALVITGTFFLATSGNFNELSITGWALFWGIGAAVTSAFYTLQPKRLLAKWSSIEVVGWGMVIGGVSFSFIHPPWHIAGEWSLLSMCAVLFVIIFGTLIAFYCYLESLKHISASEAIVLASAEPLSAAALSVLWLHVTFGWTEWLGTILIIATVFLLSQRKPEVTS; the protein is encoded by the coding sequence GTGGAAGGAGTTCAAACGTCATCTAAAAGAGCATGGGGGCTGCTGCTTGTAATTATTGGTGCCACAATGTGGGGAGTATCTGGCACGGTGGCTCAATATTTATTTCAGCATAAGAGTTTTAACGCAGAATGGCTGGTCGTCGTTCGTATGTTAGTATCTGGATTATTGCTTTTGGCAATAGCCTCTAAGCAGCGCAATATTTTTGCGATTTGGAAAACAAAAGAAGAGAGGACTTCGCTACTTTTGTTTGGTGTAATCGGTATGCTCGGCGTGCAGTATACATATTTTGCAGCTATTGAAGCAGGAAACGCTGCTACAGCTACAGTGCTTCAATATACGTCACCAATATTTATTATTGGCTATTTAGCTGTGCAAGCAAGAAAGTGGCCGGTGAAAGTAGAAATGATTTCTGTTGCGCTCGTCATAACGGGGACATTTTTTCTTGCAACAAGCGGAAATTTTAACGAGCTGTCTATTACAGGATGGGCGTTGTTTTGGGGGATTGGGGCAGCCGTGACGTCTGCTTTTTATACGCTTCAGCCTAAACGCCTTCTTGCGAAATGGAGCTCAATTGAAGTAGTAGGCTGGGGAATGGTGATAGGCGGCGTAAGTTTTTCATTTATTCACCCGCCGTGGCATATAGCCGGTGAGTGGTCGCTATTGTCGATGTGTGCGGTGTTATTTGTAATCATCTTCGGAACGCTCATTGCATTTTATTGCTATTTGGAAAGTTTGAAGCATATTAGCGCTTCTGAAGCCATTGTTCTTGCGTCAGCAGAGCCTTTATCAGCAGCTGCGCTCTCTGTTCTGTGGCTTCATGTGACCTTTGGATGGACGGAGTGGTTAGGTACGATTCTTATTATCGCTACGGTATTTTTGCTTTCTCAGCGAAAGCCAGAGGTGACATCATAA
- a CDS encoding GNAT family N-acetyltransferase, which yields MTLRAMAESDAGNLLKIFEDAEAMKYYSSTKSEQDTRRWIQWMKQHYQTYGISMWVAEDKQKGEFLGQCGMVLQKVDGKVDPELGYLFLRSRWGKGYASEAAKACLDYGLHTLKFQKIISLIDPDNYPSIKVAERIGMKKEKQVNKWDKSLFFYSIYNEK from the coding sequence ATGACGCTGCGAGCCATGGCTGAAAGCGATGCAGGAAATTTACTAAAAATTTTTGAGGATGCTGAAGCAATGAAGTATTATTCTTCTACTAAAAGCGAACAAGACACACGCCGCTGGATTCAATGGATGAAGCAGCATTATCAAACATACGGCATTAGCATGTGGGTCGCTGAGGATAAACAGAAAGGAGAGTTTCTAGGGCAGTGCGGCATGGTTCTTCAAAAAGTAGACGGAAAGGTAGATCCAGAACTTGGTTATTTATTTTTACGCAGCCGCTGGGGGAAAGGCTATGCGAGTGAAGCAGCAAAAGCTTGCTTAGATTATGGACTTCATACGCTGAAATTTCAGAAGATTATATCATTAATAGATCCTGACAATTACCCATCGATTAAAGTGGCTGAAAGAATTGGCATGAAAAAAGAAAAGCAAGTTAACAAATGGGATAAATCATTATTCTTTTATAGTATATATAATGAAAAATGA
- a CDS encoding glycoside hydrolase family 2 TIM barrel-domain containing protein → MLKTGKKFNYTAPANGYPEWNNNPEIFQLNRSKAHALLMPYQTVEEALKNDRKSSVYYQSLNGSWYFHFAENADGCVKNFFAPEFSYKKWDSISVPSHWQLQGYDYPQYTNVTYPWVENEELEPPFAPTKYNPVGQYVRTFTPKSEWKDQPVYVSFQGVESAFYVWINGEFVGYSEDSFTPAEFDITSYLQEGENTIAVEVYRWSDASWLEDQDFWRMSGIFRDVYLYSTPPVHIYDFSVRSSLDNNYQDGELIISADILNYFEHDTQDLTFEAILYDADGQEVLQAPLQTNLSVSDQCTVSLRTHIKSPAKWSAESPNLYTLVLSLKNSAGFIIETESCKVGFRTFELKNGLMTINGKRIVLRGVNRHEFDSVKGRAGITREDMLHDILLMKQHNINAVRTSHYPNDSVWYELCDEYGLYVIDETNLETHGTWTYLQEGEQKAVPGSKPEWKENVLDRCRSMYERDKNHPSIIIWSLGNESFGGENFQHMYTFFKEKDSTRLVHYEGIFHHRDYDASDIESTMYVKPADVERYALMNPKKPYILCEYSHAMGNSCGNLYKYWELFEQYPILQGGFIWDWKDQALQTTAEDGTSYLAYGGDFGDTPNDGNFCGNGLIFADGTASPKIAEVKKCYQPVKWTAIDAAKGKFVVQNKHLFTNLNAYDFVWTVEKNGELVEKHASLLNVAPDGTDELTLSYPLYEQENETDEFVLTLSLRLSKDTAWASAGYEVAYEQFVLPAKTAVPSVKAAHPALTVDQNEQTLTVTGTNFTAIFDKRKGQFISYNYEHTELLASGFRPNFWRAVTDNDLGNKLHERCQTWRQASLEQHVQKISVQPQIDFVIISVELALDNSLASCYVTYTLYNDGEMKIEQSLAPSETMPEIPEIGMLFTMDETFDSLTWYGRGPHENYWDRKTGAKIGLHKGSVKEQVTPYLRPQECGNKTDVRWATITNDQGRGFLLKGLPTVELNALPYSPFELEAYDHFYKLPSSDSVTVRVNYKQMGVGGDDSWGAKTHPDYTLYANRSYTNTFTLKPL, encoded by the coding sequence ATGTTAAAAACCGGCAAGAAATTTAATTATACAGCACCTGCAAACGGATACCCTGAATGGAATAACAACCCTGAAATTTTTCAATTGAACCGTTCGAAAGCACACGCTTTACTTATGCCTTATCAAACGGTCGAAGAGGCCTTAAAAAATGATAGAAAATCTTCTGTTTACTATCAAAGCTTAAATGGCAGCTGGTACTTCCATTTTGCTGAAAATGCAGATGGCTGCGTCAAAAACTTTTTCGCTCCTGAGTTTTCATATAAGAAATGGGACTCTATTTCAGTTCCTTCACACTGGCAGCTGCAAGGATATGACTATCCTCAATATACAAACGTGACATACCCTTGGGTTGAAAACGAAGAGCTCGAACCTCCTTTTGCACCGACTAAATATAACCCTGTAGGTCAGTACGTCCGTACTTTTACACCTAAATCAGAATGGAAAGATCAGCCGGTGTACGTCAGCTTCCAAGGCGTCGAATCTGCTTTTTACGTATGGATTAACGGTGAGTTTGTTGGATACAGCGAAGACAGCTTTACTCCAGCTGAATTTGATATAACTTCTTACCTTCAAGAAGGTGAAAATACGATAGCAGTAGAAGTATATCGCTGGAGTGATGCAAGCTGGCTTGAAGACCAAGATTTTTGGCGAATGAGCGGCATCTTCCGAGATGTGTATCTCTATTCTACTCCACCGGTTCACATCTATGACTTTAGCGTTCGTTCGTCGCTTGATAACAACTACCAAGATGGTGAACTTATCATTTCAGCTGATATTTTAAATTACTTTGAGCACGATACTCAAGATCTAACATTTGAAGCCATACTGTATGACGCGGATGGCCAAGAAGTACTACAAGCTCCGCTGCAAACAAATTTAAGTGTGAGCGATCAATGTACAGTCTCCTTGCGTACACACATTAAAAGCCCTGCAAAATGGAGCGCAGAAAGTCCTAATTTGTATACGCTTGTACTCAGCTTAAAGAATTCTGCTGGTTTTATTATTGAAACAGAAAGCTGTAAAGTCGGCTTCCGTACGTTTGAACTAAAGAACGGTCTTATGACAATCAACGGCAAGCGTATTGTACTTCGAGGAGTGAATCGCCACGAATTCGATTCAGTAAAAGGCCGGGCAGGCATCACGCGCGAAGACATGCTTCACGACATTTTGCTGATGAAACAGCATAATATTAACGCGGTGCGTACGTCCCATTATCCTAACGATTCAGTATGGTATGAACTATGTGATGAATACGGACTGTACGTTATTGATGAAACCAATTTAGAAACGCACGGAACGTGGACTTATTTACAAGAAGGTGAGCAAAAAGCCGTTCCAGGAAGCAAGCCAGAATGGAAAGAAAACGTATTGGATCGCTGTCGTTCGATGTACGAACGTGACAAAAACCACCCTTCTATCATTATTTGGTCGCTTGGAAACGAATCATTTGGCGGAGAAAACTTTCAGCATATGTATACCTTTTTTAAAGAAAAAGATTCCACGAGACTTGTTCATTACGAAGGAATTTTCCATCATCGCGACTATGATGCTTCAGATATAGAAAGCACGATGTACGTTAAGCCAGCAGATGTAGAGCGCTATGCATTAATGAATCCGAAAAAACCTTACATCTTATGTGAATACAGTCATGCAATGGGCAATTCATGCGGAAATCTGTACAAATACTGGGAGCTGTTCGAACAATATCCAATCTTGCAAGGCGGTTTTATATGGGACTGGAAAGATCAAGCTCTTCAAACAACAGCAGAAGACGGTACTTCTTACTTAGCTTACGGGGGAGATTTTGGTGATACGCCAAACGATGGCAACTTCTGCGGAAACGGCTTAATTTTTGCTGATGGGACAGCTAGCCCAAAAATTGCAGAAGTAAAAAAATGCTATCAGCCCGTAAAGTGGACAGCAATCGACGCTGCTAAAGGAAAATTTGTCGTTCAAAACAAACACTTGTTTACAAACTTGAACGCCTATGATTTTGTTTGGACTGTTGAAAAAAACGGTGAACTCGTTGAAAAACATGCGTCTCTTTTAAATGTAGCTCCTGATGGTACAGACGAACTGACGCTTTCTTATCCTCTTTATGAGCAAGAAAATGAAACTGATGAATTTGTTTTAACTCTTTCTCTCAGATTGTCCAAAGATACAGCTTGGGCTTCAGCAGGATATGAAGTGGCGTACGAACAGTTTGTACTGCCTGCGAAAACCGCTGTACCTTCAGTAAAAGCTGCTCATCCTGCTTTAACCGTTGACCAAAACGAACAAACGCTTACGGTTACAGGAACTAACTTCACGGCTATTTTTGATAAGCGAAAAGGACAGTTTATCTCTTACAACTATGAGCACACCGAGCTGCTTGCGTCGGGTTTCCGTCCGAATTTTTGGCGTGCAGTAACCGATAATGACCTCGGAAATAAATTGCATGAAAGATGTCAAACGTGGCGTCAAGCAAGCTTAGAGCAGCATGTGCAAAAAATAAGTGTTCAGCCGCAAATTGACTTTGTTATCATTTCGGTTGAACTAGCTTTAGACAACTCTCTTGCTTCTTGCTATGTAACGTATACGCTATATAACGATGGTGAAATGAAGATTGAACAATCTTTAGCACCTTCTGAGACAATGCCTGAAATTCCTGAAATCGGCATGCTGTTTACGATGGATGAGACTTTTGATTCTTTAACATGGTACGGAAGAGGCCCTCATGAAAATTATTGGGACCGTAAAACTGGCGCTAAGATTGGCCTTCATAAAGGCAGTGTAAAAGAGCAAGTCACACCGTATCTACGCCCTCAAGAATGCGGAAACAAAACGGACGTTAGATGGGCCACTATTACAAATGATCAAGGACGCGGCTTTTTGCTAAAAGGTTTGCCAACAGTCGAGCTGAATGCTTTACCTTACTCACCTTTTGAACTGGAGGCTTACGATCATTTTTACAAATTGCCGTCAAGCGATTCAGTAACCGTGCGGGTTAACTACAAGCAAATGGGCGTTGGCGGAGACGACAGCTGGGGAGCTAAAACACATCCTGATTACACACTATATGCTAACCGCTCGTATACAAACACGTTTACGCTAAAACCTCTATAA
- a CDS encoding RNA polymerase sigma factor, with protein MAQQHNFEYIYKQHMHDLLRYLLSLTRRKESAEDLMQETFYRALLHLETYKGEEVKPWLFKIAYHAFIDWYRKEKKRPTVEIEEWHFTPQPSAEEQVMIQSEIDGWLSDVSALPPAKQNIVLLRDYHGFTYEEIAEMTGFTLSKVKMDLYRGRQQLKKRKEEDG; from the coding sequence ATGGCACAACAGCATAACTTTGAATACATTTATAAACAGCACATGCATGATTTGCTGCGCTATCTTCTCTCTCTTACTCGCAGAAAAGAATCAGCGGAAGATTTAATGCAGGAGACCTTTTACCGGGCACTTTTACACTTAGAAACATATAAAGGCGAGGAAGTGAAGCCTTGGCTGTTCAAAATTGCTTATCACGCCTTTATTGACTGGTATCGAAAAGAAAAAAAACGCCCTACTGTCGAAATAGAAGAATGGCACTTTACTCCTCAGCCAAGTGCTGAAGAACAAGTGATGATTCAAAGTGAAATCGACGGCTGGCTTTCTGATGTATCTGCCTTGCCTCCGGCTAAGCAGAATATTGTACTGTTACGAGATTATCATGGCTTCACATATGAAGAGATTGCAGAAATGACTGGCTTTACTCTGTCAAAAGTGAAAATGGACTTGTATCGTGGTCGTCAACAATTGAAAAAAAGAAAGGAAGAGGACGGATGA
- a CDS encoding anti-sigma factor, with translation MSCQDMKHQWEKYKNGTLTDKEAETLEEHTENCEACSAHLEHLLTEDEPLSPTPSTTSLSDDTMLDNKKVKKSIYIAKWKQRLSNVTTVISSVVLLWIIGSFLSIVYYHQSKTEYINSVNQAAIESAFPNVHIRETTSDTQSFFRMQSQMEAYKQIGREEQAIGTFTFHQLFDKTSGVEKEFSGGKYDLNLSFVYPDQKKLKQHAQEYKEWTNETWKALENLPKGTVSEVAISFDGTYSLKEVQQKMNAIDSRDFSTSWYALNTGHEQKTSTKDEPLIDLTSTFGFPEFLDLPYDHKGNQTHSTSKSNVLNMMKLLADNEETVQKVRELDHSDLLLKQRYSYVKKHGVGVYGVVITGPTKKLLKLKNDPSITYASLGDVELWNWFSRPSSGTLMNQ, from the coding sequence ATGAGCTGTCAAGATATGAAGCATCAATGGGAAAAATATAAAAACGGCACTTTGACAGACAAAGAAGCAGAAACACTTGAAGAACATACGGAAAATTGTGAAGCATGCTCAGCTCATTTGGAGCACTTGCTAACCGAAGATGAACCGTTATCGCCAACTCCATCAACTACTTCACTAAGTGACGATACGATGTTGGATAATAAAAAAGTTAAAAAGTCTATTTATATCGCCAAATGGAAGCAGCGCCTTTCAAATGTGACAACTGTCATTAGCTCTGTCGTTCTGCTATGGATAATCGGCAGCTTTTTATCTATTGTATATTATCATCAATCAAAAACCGAATACATAAACAGCGTGAATCAAGCGGCTATCGAATCTGCTTTTCCGAACGTTCATATACGTGAAACCACTTCTGATACACAGTCCTTTTTCCGAATGCAGTCGCAAATGGAAGCTTATAAGCAAATTGGACGTGAAGAGCAGGCCATTGGGACGTTTACATTTCATCAGCTGTTTGATAAAACGAGCGGTGTAGAAAAAGAATTTTCCGGCGGTAAATACGATCTTAACCTTTCCTTTGTCTATCCTGATCAAAAAAAACTAAAGCAGCATGCACAAGAGTATAAGGAATGGACGAATGAAACATGGAAAGCATTAGAAAATCTACCAAAAGGCACGGTAAGCGAAGTGGCTATTTCTTTTGATGGTACGTATTCGCTAAAAGAAGTTCAGCAAAAGATGAACGCCATCGACAGCCGTGATTTTTCTACCTCTTGGTACGCGCTTAATACAGGGCACGAACAAAAAACAAGCACAAAAGATGAGCCATTAATTGACTTAACATCAACATTTGGCTTTCCAGAGTTTTTAGACTTACCTTACGATCACAAAGGAAATCAAACCCACTCTACTAGCAAGTCGAACGTTTTAAATATGATGAAACTATTAGCCGATAATGAAGAAACGGTCCAAAAAGTTCGTGAGCTAGACCATTCCGATCTGTTGCTAAAGCAGCGATATTCTTATGTAAAAAAACATGGAGTCGGTGTGTACGGCGTTGTGATTACAGGGCCTACAAAAAAGCTTCTGAAATTAAAAAATGATCCGTCGATCACATATGCGTCACTTGGAGATGTAGAGCTATGGAATTGGTTCAGCCGTCCTTCATCCGGTACGTTAATGAATCAGTAG
- a CDS encoding ATP-binding protein produces the protein MQKERIFVMSIQLSQLSLPQEVLSLLANRKYENLSDADQLLIGKGGYTAEEADILEDAIIALSLGKNVLLKGPTGSGKTKLAETLSHLFSQPMHSVNCSVDLDAEALLGFKTIAEQEGKTGIEFVEGPVIQAMKKGHLLYIDEINMAKPETLPILNGVLDYRKMITNPFTGDVVRGQQTFGVVAAINEGYVGTVPLNEALKNRFVVIEVPYIQGGSLKQVLMSQSQLKDEKLIDKFVTLSADLITQVQSGHVSEEAASIRALIDTCDLALYMPPLRAIKRGIIEKLEDEREKAAIQNIAETLFE, from the coding sequence ATGCAGAAAGAAAGGATTTTTGTTATGTCAATTCAACTATCACAATTATCATTACCACAAGAGGTTCTTTCGCTTTTAGCGAATCGTAAATATGAAAATTTGTCCGATGCTGATCAGCTATTAATTGGAAAAGGCGGCTATACAGCAGAAGAAGCAGATATTTTAGAAGATGCCATTATTGCCTTGTCACTAGGGAAAAACGTACTTTTAAAAGGGCCAACAGGTTCAGGTAAAACAAAGCTTGCTGAAACGCTGTCGCATTTATTTTCTCAGCCGATGCATAGCGTTAACTGCTCGGTTGACTTAGATGCAGAAGCGCTGCTTGGCTTTAAAACAATTGCTGAACAAGAAGGGAAAACAGGTATTGAGTTTGTGGAAGGACCTGTTATTCAAGCAATGAAAAAAGGCCATTTATTATATATTGATGAAATTAACATGGCTAAACCTGAAACGCTTCCTATTTTAAACGGGGTCCTTGACTATCGGAAAATGATTACGAACCCATTCACTGGAGATGTAGTACGCGGTCAGCAAACGTTCGGCGTAGTAGCGGCTATTAATGAGGGGTATGTTGGTACTGTTCCATTAAACGAAGCGTTAAAAAATCGTTTTGTTGTTATTGAAGTGCCGTATATTCAAGGAGGCAGCTTAAAGCAAGTTCTGATGTCTCAGTCTCAGTTAAAAGACGAAAAATTAATTGATAAATTTGTCACGCTCTCTGCAGATTTAATTACTCAAGTTCAAAGCGGCCATGTATCAGAAGAAGCTGCGTCTATTCGTGCGCTTATCGATACGTGTGATTTAGCTCTTTATATGCCGCCTCTTCGCGCGATTAAACGCGGTATTATTGAAAAGCTAGAAGATGAAAGGGAAAAAGCCGCCATTCAAAATATTGCTGAAACATTATTTGAGTAG
- a CDS encoding AraC family transcriptional regulator, with amino-acid sequence MYFPALSDEDMKLPFYVTSAGSWRHQTHINRQGEFPDYQWIQCIKGRGELRVNDEVYIIKENEGMFLTPHVPHEYYPVTSEWQVCWVSFNGSVIDDIMLSLQFINSGKIVLTNAESLYRMLQELMNRLEENHTSSTMQCSELLYSVILKLRQDSVYIESKSRLQQITQLNPVLRYIEEYYHQPLTLEVLAQQLNVTEQYTCLLFQQSLGIRPFEYVTRVRIQKAKKLLLKNNQISVQDIARQVGYEHPSYFIKRFKEQENVTPTIFRKMYFS; translated from the coding sequence ATGTACTTTCCGGCTCTTTCAGATGAAGATATGAAACTGCCATTTTATGTTACAAGCGCTGGAAGCTGGAGACATCAAACGCATATTAACCGTCAGGGAGAGTTTCCTGATTATCAATGGATTCAATGTATAAAAGGAAGAGGCGAGCTTCGTGTAAATGACGAGGTTTATATTATAAAAGAAAATGAAGGGATGTTTCTGACGCCGCACGTTCCGCATGAATACTATCCCGTTACGAGCGAATGGCAAGTATGCTGGGTTTCGTTTAACGGAAGTGTGATTGATGATATCATGCTTTCTCTTCAATTTATTAATTCGGGAAAAATCGTCCTTACAAATGCTGAAAGTCTTTACAGGATGCTTCAAGAACTAATGAATCGATTAGAAGAAAATCATACCTCTAGCACCATGCAGTGCTCTGAACTACTATATAGCGTCATTTTAAAACTTCGGCAGGACAGCGTATATATAGAAAGCAAAAGTCGCCTGCAGCAAATTACTCAGCTCAACCCAGTCCTTCGTTATATCGAGGAATATTATCATCAGCCGTTAACGCTAGAAGTACTGGCGCAGCAGCTCAACGTAACGGAGCAGTATACGTGTTTGCTTTTTCAACAATCTCTTGGCATCCGGCCATTTGAATACGTAACGCGCGTGCGGATTCAAAAAGCAAAGAAACTGCTGCTTAAAAACAACCAAATCTCTGTACAAGATATAGCAAGACAAGTAGGGTATGAACATCCAAGCTATTTTATCAAGCGCTTCAAAGAACAGGAAAACGTTACGCCAACTATTTTTCGGAAAATGTATTTTTCATAA
- a CDS encoding site-2 protease family protein yields the protein MFGLNDLPKFVWSFCLVLPLVSFIHQLGHSVMAIIFGGKVDFTIGRGKTILKMGKFKIKSVYFLDSFCKYENLKNDSRISHAVVYAGGVLFNLLTIFIINGLIMANILPEDIFCYQFVYFSVYYVIFSLLPIQYTETSASDGRAIYNVLRYGKTCDPD from the coding sequence GTGTTTGGGTTAAATGATCTTCCAAAGTTTGTGTGGTCATTCTGTCTTGTATTGCCACTTGTATCATTTATTCATCAGCTGGGGCATTCCGTCATGGCAATTATTTTCGGAGGGAAGGTCGATTTTACTATTGGGCGAGGGAAAACGATTCTTAAAATGGGGAAGTTTAAAATTAAGTCAGTCTATTTTTTAGACTCGTTTTGTAAATATGAAAATCTTAAGAATGACAGCCGCATTTCTCATGCAGTGGTGTATGCGGGTGGTGTACTGTTTAATTTGCTTACTATTTTTATAATAAATGGATTAATTATGGCTAATATTCTGCCTGAAGATATATTTTGCTATCAATTTGTTTATTTTTCAGTCTATTATGTTATTTTCTCACTGCTGCCAATTCAATATACAGAGACATCTGCAAGTGATGGACGTGCTATATATAACGTATTACGGTACGGGAAAACGTGTGATCCAGATTAA
- a CDS encoding vWA domain-containing protein, producing the protein MRFIKFNDKNVDSFLYMELADLTKTLTKNDEIEVEYRVSSYYDPVHGIIYLSHFWDNRPEEDKVYGLKSDVFLRSIGSYKHSNFKEINAYLKKINKTSVPSLAKQLFMLFEDIRLEEVCKRERPGTKKAFAVRRQLYRKYFATQMSANLTKSVYTDALFNGIYLLLTAENPFEEIPSMSESINLAMPFIRRQLTNAYEAKTTKDVSRICLELVDVFDDIIEKDMLNTYFFLAELQYDQLEEGLTFEDLKRKDSLVNDDILEHEKDGDEDIHEEKMEMWHRETSEATQSFLQFDMDQGSKTDMLGDGVREGDDGDQAMGMVQGSSQKTSRNDYSQIEAMEQTHPEKDGEADYEYGKENKHAYAVFIDSKLPNDDHVVQYDENKKIIASYQKKLKQMIEKTLEHKKTLPRSELHFGRLNKKLLKLWTDDNPRLFYKKDEDSAQIDAVFSLLVDCSASMYDKMDETKLGITLFHEALKSVMVPHQIVGFWEDTNDATETSQPNYLQTVMDFQASLKRKSGPEIMQLEPEEDNRDGFAIRHMTRRLLQRSEQQKFLLVFSDGEPAAMGYEQNGIVDTHEAVLEARKHGIEVINVFLSNGEIDEGQKKTIQNMYGKYSILVPNIEELPDVLFPLLKKLLHKSI; encoded by the coding sequence ATGCGATTTATTAAATTTAACGACAAAAATGTAGATTCCTTTCTCTATATGGAGCTGGCAGATTTAACGAAAACATTAACAAAAAATGATGAAATTGAAGTAGAGTATCGCGTTTCTTCTTATTATGATCCTGTACACGGCATTATTTATCTCAGTCACTTTTGGGATAACCGTCCAGAAGAAGACAAAGTATACGGCTTAAAAAGTGATGTATTTTTAAGAAGTATTGGAAGCTATAAGCATTCAAACTTCAAAGAAATTAATGCATATTTAAAGAAAATAAATAAAACGTCGGTACCTAGCTTAGCTAAGCAGCTGTTTATGCTGTTTGAAGATATTCGCTTAGAAGAAGTATGCAAACGCGAACGTCCTGGAACGAAAAAAGCCTTCGCAGTCAGAAGACAGCTCTACAGAAAATATTTCGCTACACAAATGAGCGCAAATTTAACAAAAAGCGTGTATACGGATGCACTTTTTAACGGCATCTACTTGCTATTGACGGCTGAAAATCCATTTGAAGAAATTCCTTCAATGAGTGAATCGATTAACTTAGCGATGCCTTTTATTCGCAGACAGCTAACAAATGCATATGAAGCTAAAACAACAAAAGATGTGTCTCGCATCTGCCTTGAACTTGTAGATGTTTTTGATGATATTATCGAAAAAGATATGCTTAATACTTATTTCTTCTTGGCTGAACTCCAGTATGATCAGTTAGAAGAAGGGTTAACATTTGAAGATTTAAAACGCAAAGATTCATTAGTGAACGATGATATTTTAGAGCATGAAAAAGACGGAGATGAAGACATTCACGAAGAGAAAATGGAAATGTGGCATCGAGAGACAAGCGAGGCGACGCAAAGTTTTCTACAGTTTGATATGGATCAAGGCTCAAAAACAGACATGCTAGGCGATGGTGTTCGTGAAGGCGATGATGGAGATCAAGCCATGGGCATGGTACAAGGGTCTTCTCAAAAAACATCGCGGAACGATTATTCTCAAATCGAAGCCATGGAGCAAACGCATCCGGAAAAAGACGGGGAAGCGGATTATGAGTATGGGAAAGAAAATAAGCATGCCTATGCTGTTTTTATAGATTCTAAACTTCCGAACGACGATCACGTTGTTCAGTATGATGAGAATAAAAAAATCATTGCATCGTATCAAAAGAAATTAAAGCAAATGATTGAAAAAACGCTTGAACATAAAAAAACGCTTCCTAGAAGCGAGCTGCACTTTGGCCGATTAAATAAAAAACTTCTAAAACTATGGACAGATGATAATCCTCGTCTGTTTTATAAAAAAGATGAAGATTCTGCGCAAATTGATGCTGTCTTTTCTCTTTTAGTTGACTGTTCCGCATCGATGTACGACAAAATGGATGAAACGAAGCTTGGGATTACGCTATTTCATGAAGCGTTAAAGTCTGTTATGGTGCCTCATCAAATTGTAGGGTTTTGGGAAGATACAAATGATGCCACCGAAACGAGCCAGCCTAACTACCTGCAGACGGTTATGGACTTTCAAGCATCGTTAAAGCGTAAAAGCGGGCCTGAAATTATGCAGCTTGAGCCTGAAGAAGACAACCGTGATGGATTTGCCATTCGCCATATGACACGCCGCTTGCTTCAGCGTTCTGAACAGCAGAAGTTTTTACTTGTGTTTTCAGACGGGGAACCAGCCGCTATGGGATATGAACAAAATGGTATTGTAGATACGCACGAAGCGGTATTAGAAGCACGCAAGCACGGAATTGAAGTCATCAATGTCTTTTTATCCAACGGGGAAATTGATGAAGGACAAAAGAAAACCATTCAAAATATGTACGGGAAATATAGTATTCTAGTACCAAACATCGAAGAACTTCCCGATGTGCTATTTCCTTTACTCAAGAAATTACTTCATAAAAGCATTTAA
- a CDS encoding YkvS family protein: MMDVENTQGTEEQAPKVKAAKVGDTIQPKKGDYKGFKGIVMVVRDNSVIVDFGKDAETGESMKTVVNHKNYKIVKK, from the coding sequence ATGATGGACGTAGAAAATACACAAGGTACAGAAGAACAAGCACCTAAAGTCAAAGCAGCTAAAGTTGGCGATACGATTCAGCCTAAAAAAGGCGACTATAAAGGATTTAAAGGAATTGTTATGGTAGTGCGAGACAATTCGGTTATCGTAGATTTTGGGAAAGATGCTGAAACGGGCGAATCCATGAAAACAGTCGTTAATCATAAAAACTATAAAATCGTAAAAAAGTAG